The following coding sequences are from one Verrucomicrobiota bacterium window:
- a CDS encoding DUF1501 domain-containing protein: MNPYEQYRHHLTRRQFFARGKNALGYAALTSLLGATSELWGEVQAGKPSLPHYVSKAKRVIYLHMVGGPSQIDLFDYKPGLKEWYDKDLPESIRRGQRLTTMTSGQKRFPIAPTKYAFQQHGQCGMWVTELLPQTARCVDDMAFIRSMHTEAINHEPAICHMQTGNMVTGRPCLGSWVSYGLGSMNKNLPTFVVLVAEPSNKEQIQAISARLWSSGFIPGEHAGVSFRSQGDPILYINNPPGVPSELRRAQLDRLRQMNERVYREVGDPETHTRIQQFEMAFRMQASVPELMGVQGEPASTYKLYGDDARKPGTYAYTCLLARRLAERGTRFIQVYHNNWDHHFNVNGRMPSQCKDVDQATYALITDLKERGLLQDTLIIWGGEFGRTIYSQGGLSETNYGRDHHPRCFTMWLAGGGVKGGAIYGETDDFSYNIVENPVHVRDLHATILHLLGIDHHRFTYKHQGLDHRLTGVDAEPTVVKELLA, translated from the coding sequence ATGAACCCTTACGAACAATACCGTCATCACCTCACTCGCAGGCAATTCTTCGCCCGGGGTAAAAACGCCCTCGGTTATGCCGCGCTCACCAGCTTGCTCGGCGCCACCTCCGAACTCTGGGGAGAAGTCCAAGCCGGCAAACCATCCCTTCCCCATTACGTCTCCAAGGCCAAACGTGTCATCTACCTCCACATGGTCGGTGGGCCTTCCCAAATAGACTTGTTCGATTACAAGCCTGGACTGAAGGAATGGTATGACAAGGATCTGCCGGAATCCATCCGCCGCGGCCAGCGCCTCACGACGATGACATCGGGTCAGAAGCGCTTTCCCATCGCTCCCACCAAGTACGCTTTCCAACAGCACGGCCAGTGCGGGATGTGGGTCACCGAACTCCTTCCCCAAACCGCACGTTGCGTCGATGACATGGCCTTCATCCGGTCCATGCACACCGAAGCCATCAACCATGAGCCGGCCATTTGCCACATGCAGACCGGCAACATGGTCACCGGACGCCCCTGTCTCGGTTCCTGGGTGAGTTATGGCCTCGGCAGCATGAACAAGAATCTTCCGACCTTCGTCGTCCTCGTGGCCGAGCCTTCGAATAAAGAACAAATCCAAGCCATCTCCGCCCGGCTCTGGTCGAGCGGGTTCATCCCCGGGGAACATGCCGGCGTTTCCTTCCGCAGCCAGGGCGACCCCATTCTCTATATCAACAATCCGCCCGGAGTCCCGTCGGAACTCCGCCGCGCCCAACTGGACCGGCTCCGCCAGATGAACGAGCGCGTCTACCGCGAAGTCGGCGATCCCGAAACCCACACGCGCATCCAGCAATTCGAAATGGCCTTTCGCATGCAGGCCAGCGTGCCCGAACTCATGGGCGTCCAAGGCGAGCCCGCATCCACTTACAAACTCTATGGCGACGACGCCCGCAAACCGGGAACCTACGCCTACACCTGCCTCCTCGCCCGCCGCCTGGCGGAACGCGGCACCCGCTTCATCCAGGTTTACCACAACAACTGGGACCACCATTTCAACGTCAACGGCCGCATGCCCTCCCAATGCAAAGATGTCGATCAAGCCACCTACGCTCTCATCACCGACCTGAAGGAGCGCGGACTGCTCCAAGACACCCTGATCATCTGGGGAGGTGAATTCGGTCGCACCATCTACAGCCAGGGCGGCCTGAGCGAGACCAATTACGGACGCGATCATCATCCCCGCTGCTTCACCATGTGGCTGGCCGGCGGGGGCGTCAAGGGGGGTGCGATCTACGGTGAAACCGACGATTTTTCCTACAATATCGTCGAGAACCCCGTTCACGTGCGCGATCTCCATGCCACCATCCTCCACCTGCTCGGCATCGATCATCACCGCTTCACCTACAAACATCAGGGACTCGATCATCGCCTCACTGGAGTGGACGCCGAGCCCACCGTTGTAAAAGAACTCCTCGCCTGA
- a CDS encoding MFS transporter, producing the protein MPDNTPGTPLPWWKGLNRYQWSVFILASLGWMFDCFDQQLFTMSRSITMRELMAGQDLNVQNVYGGYSTTAFILGWATGGLAFGVLGDVWGRAKTMALTILVYALFTGLSAISKNWIDFSVFRFLTGLGVGGQFAVGVALIAEVMPDRSRSAALGSLQALSAFGNILAGLMIRYMDELGGWRNLYWIGAAPAILACVSIFTLHEPEKWLAWRDSIKKSGGAVKTEGRLGKLFGHPTWRKHVAVGLGLAIAGVFGLWGVAFWSGELIDSTLLPMPANTKTSLQRIVAVSQPAEYAAAVKGLEPAQQRAYINLYKYTIPAGTRFEAARAADFVSANPPSPSQRDKMSRLLEKSLDSKDEKTLKSNAFILQQVGGFTGILVLSAVASRWGRRIALGLAMICGWAGAVFVFTTFSDKTQVWFLWPLLGFCTLMPFGGFAIYFPELFPTSLRSTGVSFCYNVGRYVTAFGPILLPKLATELHGKFELSGFRCAALILTCAYALGLIVLYWAPETKGKPLPEESSAT; encoded by the coding sequence ATGCCTGATAACACTCCGGGAACCCCTCTGCCTTGGTGGAAGGGGCTGAACCGATACCAGTGGTCTGTCTTCATCCTCGCCTCTTTGGGCTGGATGTTCGACTGCTTCGACCAGCAACTCTTCACCATGTCCCGCTCGATTACGATGCGGGAACTGATGGCAGGCCAGGACCTCAACGTCCAGAACGTCTATGGCGGTTACTCGACCACGGCGTTCATTCTCGGCTGGGCCACTGGAGGACTTGCCTTCGGCGTGCTCGGGGACGTTTGGGGCCGCGCCAAAACCATGGCGCTCACGATTCTCGTGTACGCGCTGTTCACCGGACTCAGCGCGATTTCGAAAAACTGGATCGACTTCAGCGTCTTCCGTTTCCTCACCGGTCTCGGTGTGGGCGGGCAATTCGCGGTCGGAGTCGCCTTGATCGCCGAGGTCATGCCCGATCGCTCCCGATCCGCCGCCCTGGGAAGCCTGCAAGCCCTCTCCGCGTTCGGGAATATTCTCGCCGGACTCATGATTCGCTACATGGATGAGCTCGGGGGCTGGCGAAACCTCTATTGGATCGGCGCCGCCCCGGCCATCCTTGCCTGCGTCAGCATTTTCACGCTGCACGAACCCGAAAAGTGGCTCGCCTGGCGGGACTCGATCAAAAAGTCAGGCGGCGCGGTCAAGACGGAAGGGCGCCTCGGAAAACTCTTCGGCCATCCCACGTGGAGGAAGCATGTGGCGGTCGGCCTCGGTTTGGCCATCGCCGGCGTGTTCGGACTCTGGGGGGTGGCCTTCTGGAGCGGGGAATTGATCGACTCCACGCTCCTGCCCATGCCCGCCAACACCAAGACATCGCTCCAACGAATCGTCGCCGTCTCGCAGCCTGCCGAGTATGCCGCCGCGGTCAAGGGGCTCGAACCCGCCCAGCAACGCGCTTACATCAATCTCTACAAATACACGATCCCCGCCGGCACCCGATTCGAGGCCGCCCGCGCCGCAGATTTCGTCTCGGCGAATCCCCCGAGCCCATCGCAACGGGATAAGATGTCGCGCCTCCTCGAAAAATCCCTGGATTCCAAGGACGAAAAAACACTCAAGAGCAACGCGTTCATTCTCCAGCAGGTGGGAGGGTTCACCGGCATCCTGGTTCTGAGCGCGGTGGCCAGCCGTTGGGGCCGCCGCATCGCGCTGGGGCTCGCCATGATCTGCGGATGGGCGGGAGCGGTCTTCGTTTTCACGACCTTCAGCGACAAGACGCAAGTCTGGTTCCTCTGGCCGCTGCTCGGATTCTGCACGCTCATGCCCTTCGGCGGGTTCGCCATCTATTTCCCCGAACTGTTTCCCACCAGCCTCCGCAGCACCGGAGTCAGTTTCTGCTATAACGTCGGGCGCTACGTGACCGCGTTCGGCCCCATCCTGCTTCCGAAGCTGGCCACGGAATTGCACGGCAAGTTCGAACTCTCCGGCTTCCGCTGCGCCGCGCTCATCTTGACGTGCGCCTACGCCCTCGGTTTGATCGTGCTCTACTGGGCGCCCGAAACCAAGGGCAAGCCGCTCCCTGAAGAATCGTCCGCGACCTGA